One window of the Anopheles aquasalis chromosome X, idAnoAquaMG_Q_19, whole genome shotgun sequence genome contains the following:
- the LOC126580846 gene encoding carbonic anhydrase-related protein 10 produces the protein MSYRSTLLVHVCFLLALGKEIEASWEEWWTYDGISGPAFWGLINPQWNMCNKGRRQSPINVEPEKLLFDPYLRSLHIDKHKISGTLHNTGQSLVFRVEKDTKQHVNISSGPLAYRYQFEEIYFHYGTDNNQGSEHQIHGYSFPGEIQLYGFNKELYHNMSEAQHKAQGIVGISLMLQIGDTPNPELRIITSAFNKVLYKGSSTPIRHISLRSLLPNTEQYMTYEGSTTHPGCWESTVWIILNKPIYITKQELYALRKLMQGSEQTPKAPLGNNARPLQALHHRTVRTNIDFANTGASKAQSCPTMYKDMYYKANRWTSEISARGRERGLPDIDSVFHSLP, from the exons AAATCGAGGCCAGCTGGGAGGAATGGTGGACGTACGATGGTATTTCGG GTCCCGCCTTCTGGGGACTGATCAACCCGCAGTGGAACATGTGCAACAAGGGCCGGCGCCAGTCACCGATCAACGTGGAACCGGAGAAGCTACTGTTCGATCCCTACCTGCGCTCGCTCCACATCGACAAGCACAAG ATATCGGGTACACTGCACAACACGGGACAATCGCTCGTCTTCCGGGTGGAGAAGGACACCAAGCAGCACGTGAACATCTCGAGCGGCCCGCTCGCCTACCGCTACCAGTTCGAGGAGATTTACTTCCACTACGGCACGGACAACAACCAGGGCTCGGAGCACCAGATACACGGCTACAGCTTCCCCGGTGAG ATCCAACTGTACGGATTCAACAAGGAGCTGTACCACAACATGTCCGAGGCGCAGCACAAGGCCCAGGGTATCGTCGGCAtctcgctgatgctgcagatCGGCGATACGCCCAATCCGGAGCTCCGCATCATTACCAGCGCCTTCAACAAGGTCCTCTACAAAG GATCTTCGACGCCGATCCGGCACATTTCGCTGCGATCGCTGCTGCCAAACACCGAGCAGTACATGACGTACGAGGGTTCGACCACGCACCCGGGCTGCTGGGAGAGCACGGTCTGGATCATCCTCAACAAGCCGATCTACATCACCAAGCAGGAG cTTTACGCGCTGCGGAAGCTGATGCAGGGATCCGAGCAGACTCCGAAGGCACCGCTCGGTAATAATGCTCGCCCACTCCAGGCCTTACACCATCGGACCGTGCGGACGAACATTGACTTCGCTAACACGGGCGCCAGCAAG gcacagagcTGTCCAACCATGTACAAGGACATGTACTACAAGGCGAACCGGTGGACGTCCGAAATTTCGGCGCGGGGCCGCGAGAGAGGACTGCCGGACATCGACAGCGTGTTCCACTCGCTACCATAG